One part of the Solanum dulcamara chromosome 3, daSolDulc1.2, whole genome shotgun sequence genome encodes these proteins:
- the LOC129883491 gene encoding uncharacterized protein LOC129883491 — protein sequence MVGAVILEDVVAKVMVVTSTAGVTGRLELLEYSPAREMVKQAIEPIVMLSPGGLSGVHPVFQVSILKKYHSDGNYIIRWDSILLDKNFSYEEEPIAIFDREVRKLRSREIASVKVQWKNRPVEESIWEIEADMCGRYPHLFIKSGTLFYPHFSFDRSRKNGG from the exons ATGGTAGGGGCTGTCATTCTAGAGGATGTGGTGGCCAAGGTCATGGTGGTCACCAGTACAGCAGGGGTGACGGGTAGGTTGGAACTACTAGAGTACAGCCCGGCAAGGGAAATGGTCAAACAAGCGATagagcccattgttatgctttccccgGGAG GTTTGTCTGgagtgcacccagtgtttcaaGTGTCTAttctaaagaaatatcatagtgatggaaactatattattcgctgGGATTCGATCTTGCTTGATAAGAATTtttcttatgaggaggagcctatagctattTTTGATAGGGAGGTCCGGAAGTTGAGGTCAAGAGAGATTGCGTCTgtgaaggttcaatggaagAATCGTCCAGTTGAGGAGTCCATTTGGGAGATTGAGGCTGATATGTGTGGAAGATATCCACATTTGTTCATCAAGTCAGGTACCCTTTTCTAccctcatttttcttttgaCCGCTCGAGGAAgaacggtgggtaa